The Trichoderma asperellum chromosome 6, complete sequence region TCTCCGGTCGATGTTATGATCATACAAGAGAAACTACTGCTGAAAGTCTCATAGGGCCAAAGCCAACGGATTAGTTGCTAGCCTAAAAGCTGCAAGTCTCGAAAGAGGTTTCTGCTTTGAGAATAGTACTACGCCCATATATAGGccctactgcttctactgttATTGCCATTCCTACCATACATGATAATATATCGTAATAGAACATTTTATAAACCTTGGTGTTCTTAATCTTCcgtgtgtgtgtattttcGTTTTGGCGGTCCCCATCTTTCTGCTTCCGGCCTGCTCAGGTACGGTTAGGTAAGCATCGCTGTAGCCTTGTCCTATCGCAGCTCCGTCTGTGGCTCTCTGCCAGTTGCGCAAGGAAGCTGAACCACTACCATCTCATTATGCACGGGAGCTAGTGTTCCCGCATCAGATATGCATCCCATCTCCAGGTACGGGAACTTCTTGCCAAGACAAGGCCAAGCACTACTATAATCAATCTGAATGCTTAACAAGAGTAGCAGTCACAGCTTTCTGCGTTGCTGAAATCTCCGTCTTGGTGCAGTCGGACTTTGAGAGGTATTCTCCGTCCCGGCATGGCGCAGTGGCCAATCAGAAGCGACCTCAGCCCGGCGCATAAAAGGTGGCCGGTCCGCGACAAAAGGTGGAATCTACTAGAGACGCCTGGAGGAGCAAACTGTCATTTTTCTGTCCGATTCTTCTGGGCTGTGCCCACTTTTTGCCTTTGTAGGGATTAACGGGAGAGTTCACCCTGAGTAAGCGGCGTTGGTCCCGACAACAGCCGCTTTACCTTGCCCGAGTTGGCTTTTCGCTCTCGGTTCGCGGTTTAGCGTTAGTATCGCGCAGAATTTTTCTTATACGTGCACGTTACAGTATACGCTGGGCTTACATACTACGTAGTAGGTCCAGGAGAGCCCAGCCGTGCCAGGAACCAGCAGTTGATGCCCGATCGTTTCCAGAACATgtcgaaaagagaagagtcgagggaaaaaaaaatttcagcCCCTTGTCTTTTCAATTCATCGTCAAGCAACTGCTCCACAGTGCATCCAACTCCTGCCCCTATATCATTTCGCTTTCGCTTTCGCTGCCCCTAACCCTTGCCCGAGATGGAGTGCCAGGTGCTCATGTGAGCCGCATTGCGAAATGCTCCGTGACGGAGGCGACGGCCCTTGCTTCATGGCGAACCAAACAGATCGATCTTCGCAACGATCACATCGATATCCACAACGCGCATGGCAAGGGAATCTACAGATGCGATTTCTAATGCCACAGCCTCACGGGCCTGTTCTCCATGGAGAGTCCGGCAGATCTGACCATGCCAATGGGCTACCTCGTCGGTTTCGCCTCTGCCGAGAACCATTCGCTGCAGCATGACGTAGTTCTTCTTGAAGGCTCTCGGCTGGCATTTTggaacacacacacaacatGCTTCTGGCGGTGGAGCCACGCCAAAGGGCCGGGATTCGCACGGCATTAACGTGTTGGCTGGACCCCGTTTAAGTCCTTGGGCTTTAGCTGGCTCCATACCATTGTGCCTAGGCTTGCGACGgaagagagatgagatgggagAGCTGCGCACGCAGAGATTTCAGCGCCGGTGCCGTGTGGATTACAATGGAACATTGGCTAATGTCGGGGCGAGCTGGGAGGAATCGACCAAATGGGTCCAGCTAGCATGGCGGCAATCAAGTCTAACTCAAATACCAGTTCTGTCAGTCAGAAGTGACATTCTGCTTGCTGGTAGCTCGAGTCGTATCATCGTGGCACTTAAAGAGCAGCGTTGCGCCGTCTATCTTACATGCATACAAAGCCGTGCTAGCATTCCTTCAGCTTCCCCTCTGAGATACTTTTGTTCGCCCTGTTTGTTAGTCGATAACGGGAACAGCACTGCTGCGCGTTGGAGTTGCTTGTCCCATTTGAAAATCTCATCCAGACTCGCTGGTCATCTTCGCATCGCATCGATCCAAATCCGCCTACGCTTTAGCGAAGCCAGGACCCTCTTCCACCACTCACCACTGAAACAGAGTTTTCCTATTGCCAGAGCCGCGCCCTAGACCACGCCTGCCAGTGTCAAATAGGCACCTTACATCACTATATCTACAGCAGCCCCACCTTACCTAACTAGCAGCCCCGCTTAGAGCCCTGCCAATCACTGGCTCTAGCCCATACGCGTACTAGACGTCTCTGCACTTGCCCTGTTCCAGTGCTAGGGCCGTGCCTCACGAGTAAACAGTACATGGGATCTCGCCCGGCCAGCTTCCGATCACCGCCGTATTCAGTACCTGTGCCGCGGCCTCGCTGCCACCTATCGCGACAACTGCCGTCCCCTGCGCCGTCAAGCTTTTCTCACCCTAGCTCTGACCGGGACTATATCAATCGGGCTCCCCTCTTTTCCATCCACCTTCTGGCGTTTACTCGGCCAATTGGTTCCTTTCTCAGCCATTGATAGCATCATTTATATCGGCGGTgtatcctttttttcttcaccgTCCTCCTCGGTCTTCTAGCGTCTGATATAGATATACCTGTCTTATATCCATCTCTCCCATTGTCGATTGGGGAGCAGATCATACGAGAAGAGGCGCACGTTGAGCGCGCTGTACCACCTTTGATATCGGCATCATGGATTCCGCCGAACGAGAGCTCTGGGAGGCAGAGCGCGACGCCTCTGCTGGTCGCTATCAGCGGGCGAGCCATGAAATTGAACGGGCGATGACGGCCTCGTctgcctcgtcgtcttcggatCGCGACAGCATCTACCGCCGCCGAACTAACATGAGTCGCGTATCAACGCAGAACGATCTGGAGCGTCATACCACGGCTCTCAGTCGAATTGCTACCCAGAGAAGCCAGCACGTTAACACCGTCGGAGGCTCGATCCGCTCAGAGAGCAGAGCATCACGAAAGCCTCTGCCAgcctttggcggcggcaagcCATATCCCCCGCTACTACCCGCCCAGGAGGAATACGTTGTCGAATTCGATGGGCCTGACGATCCTCTGCATGCCCAGAATTGGCCAACAAGAAAGAAGCTCCTGACGTCTGCCATGTTGGCCTATACCACATTCGTTGCCTCCTTcacatcttccatcttctcttctgcgaCATCCACCGTGGCCAGAAAGTTCGATGTTGGCCTCGAGGTTGGCGTTTTGGGCACCTCGTTTTACGTCCTGGGTTTCGCATTTGGTCCTTCGCTGTGGGCGCCCCTGTCTGAGCTGAGGGGCCGTCGTTTGCCCATCGTCCTCTCCACCTttggcttctctctcttcaccatCGCGACGGCCACTGCCAAGGATATTCAGACGATTCTCATCTGTCGCTTCTTCGCTGGTTTCTTCGGTTCCTGCCCGCTTGCTGTCGTtgccgccgtcttctccgACATGTTTGACAATAGAACTAGAGGAACAGCGATTGCTATTTTTTCCATGACCGTTTTCACCGGTCCCATGTTGGCACCCTTTATCGGCGGCTTCATTGTAACATCCTATCTGGGATGGCGCTGGACCGAGTATATCTGTGCCATTATGGGATTTGTCGCTTTTATTCTTGACTTGTTCTTTCTCGAGGAGTCTTATCCACCAGTCATCCTCGTTGGTAAGGCTTCGGAGCTGCGACGACGTACTAAGAACTGGGGCATCCACGCCAAGCAGGAGGAAATCGAGATTGACTTTGGCGAACTCGTCAGCAAGAATTTCCTTCGTCCGATACGGCTTCTGTTCACTGAAcccatcatcttcctcctttcaCTGTATATGAGTTTTATTTATGGGCTGCTCTATCTATTCTTCACTGCGTACCCTCTTGTTTTCCAAGGCGTCCATGGTTTCTCCCCGGGTCTGTCTGGCTTGACCTTTTTCGGATTGGTTATTGGTGAGCTTCTTGCCACTTTGACCATCATTCTTCAGGTGCCGTGGTATAATCGCAAACTTGCTGCTAACCATGGCATCCCAATTCCCGAGTGGCGATTGCCAAACATGATGGCTGGTGGTATTGCCTTTGCTGGCGGCATCTTCTGGTTTGGATGGTAAGTTCTTGATCTCCCGAATCACCAGAATAGCAATTAGTAACTAACAATAATTCCAGGACTGGGTTCTCAGCGGATATCCATTGGGCAATCCCAGCTGTCAGTGGAATTCTCACTGGCTTCGGCCTCATGTCGATTTTCCTTCAGGCTCTCAACTATATTGTCGATGCCTACCTCATGTTTGCTGCTTCAGCCCTTGCTGGAAACACTTTAATGAGATCCCTCTTTGGAGCTGCTTTCCCTCTTTTCGGCCGTCAAATGTTTGTTGGTATGCACATTCAGTGGGCTAGCACTCTGCTCGGCTGTGTAGCCGTTGTCCTGTCTCCAATTCCATTTGTGTTCTACTTCTACGGCGCCAAGATTAGAGCAAAGAGCAAGATCGCCCCCATCTTTTCCGCCCCGGCTGATGAACCCGAATCTTCTGATACCAACGTGGACGAGAACGAAGAGgtgcagagagagaaggaagatgagcacaacgcagcagcattggctAATGCGCCAAAGAAGGAGAGCGAGGCTAGTAGTCCCGCTGAGACCGTATGAAAGAGGCTACGAAGAGAGGCCACAATCTTTCCTTTACCAtttctttcgttttctttccACATCAGCAACTTGACTTTTTACATGGACTGATACCATACCATTTTATAAATGGACGAGCGGGGGTGTGAGCATGGCGTTTTGTTCTTTAATACAAAAGCTTGGATTGGGAAGCAtcataatattttactagtACGAATAATGTTTTACTATGAGAGACGAGCGATATAGTATTAGATATGCTAGAACACGGTCGTCGGCTTTGGGTGGATATCAAACAGCGATTGCATCAGTCAGCCTGGGGCAATCttaaatatagatttctAATAACAATTGATGTGCTCTCTTGCTTGTGACGAATGAATAGAGTGCTTATGGTTGACTTAAGCATAGATTTCTGATTCACACGAGTCGGCCTGGCAGCAAGGGGGTGGGTGCATGCGATTGTCATGATTTGAAGGATTTGAATATTAGTCTTGATTACCTAGCTTGGTTTATTTACATACGGTGTAGATAGCCTGAGGTGATTGATCTGGCAATTTTATATGCGAGGGCTGTGGGAATATGTGCAACTTTCAGTCTCGAATGAGGAAACTAAGATTGGCAAAGCTAAATAGCCTACATGGCCTGTAACTCTAAATGAGAGCTCGAGAATTCTTATTATGTCATTGGTGGCGGTGTCCCGTCTCTGGACGCAGCCAATGTCGTGCGCATGTGGCCTCGAGACAGTGCAAAATTTACACTGTCTGATCCCGCTTAATCGCATATCAGAGCTCTGTCCACCACACCACCATCATGAGATTGAAGCTCCAAAGAGCTTGACATCATAAACCATGCCTCGACAAAACCCGCCATGATCTCCTCACTATGCCGCTTGCGCTGCCCTCAGTGGCGGCTACAAGCCCGGATCTTCTCTGCGCGGAGCTTCTCAGAAGCCAAGCGTCCTTCATCTGCACCAAAACCCATCATCGACATCAAACACATTCGACAGAACCCGGAGCTCTACAAGAATACCTGCCTGGAGCGCAACTACAAACGGCAGGCGTCTCATCCTGCAAAAATAGGCCAATTGCATGCCGAGTGGCAGCAACTTCAAAAGGATGGCCGCACGCTGAGGGAGAGGTCGAATTTGCTGAGAAAAGAGCTGGCGAATTCAGCGACTAgcagcgatgacgaggaccTGAAGGATGTGAAGAACATGAGCCGGGAGAAGGTCCAAGAGGAAGCGAAGGCGCTGAAGAATGAGCTGATTGTgattgagaagaaggaggccgATGCGGTTGCGCAGATGGAGGCGCTGGCGCTTGAGATTCCTAACCTCACCAGCGCGGATACGCCAAGGGGAGATGAACCTGAAGTCTTGACCTACATCAATGAGCCTCCGAGCTTTGAACAGGGGCCTGAGAAAATTTGGAGGTCGCACGTACATATTGGCGCCGAATTGGGCATTCTCGACTTTGCTGGTGCAGCCACGGCGTCTGGCTGGGGATGGTATTACCTACTTGGCGAAGCAGCACAGCTTGAGCAAGCTCTGATCCAATACGCCCTTGCGGTGGTAACTAAGCATGGGTGGACGCAAGTATCGCCCCCTA contains the following coding sequences:
- a CDS encoding uncharacterized protein (TransMembrane:12 (i138-159o171-193i205-223o229-252i264-289o295-315i371-390o410-432i453-472o478-500i507-532o544-566i)), which translates into the protein MDSAERELWEAERDASAGRYQRASHEIERAMTASSASSSSDRDSIYRRRTNMSRVSTQNDLERHTTALSRIATQRSQHVNTVGGSIRSESRASRKPLPAFGGGKPYPPLLPAQEEYVVEFDGPDDPLHAQNWPTRKKLLTSAMLAYTTFVASFTSSIFSSATSTVARKFDVGLEVGVLGTSFYVLGFAFGPSLWAPLSELRGRRLPIVLSTFGFSLFTIATATAKDIQTILICRFFAGFFGSCPLAVVAAVFSDMFDNRTRGTAIAIFSMTVFTGPMLAPFIGGFIVTSYLGWRWTEYICAIMGFVAFILDLFFLEESYPPVILVGKASELRRRTKNWGIHAKQEEIEIDFGELVSKNFLRPIRLLFTEPIIFLLSLYMSFIYGLLYLFFTAYPLVFQGVHGFSPGLSGLTFFGLVIGELLATLTIILQVPWYNRKLAANHGIPIPEWRLPNMMAGGIAFAGGIFWFGWTGFSADIHWAIPAVSGILTGFGLMSIFLQALNYIVDAYLMFAASALAGNTLMRSLFGAAFPLFGRQMFVGMHIQWASTLLGCVAVVLSPIPFVFYFYGAKIRAKSKIAPIFSAPADEPESSDTNVDENEEVQREKEDEHNAAALANAPKKESEASSPAETV